Proteins encoded within one genomic window of Brassica rapa cultivar Chiifu-401-42 chromosome A09, CAAS_Brap_v3.01, whole genome shotgun sequence:
- the LOC103840167 gene encoding zinc finger CCCH domain-containing protein 12, translated as MSHRRDSSGDVVHVIPTNNPPPENWFPNLGDTSVWATEDDYNRVWAVNPDGDNGPPNKKTRGSPSSASAASNRTKAIGKMFFKTKLCCKFRAGTCPYVTNCNFAHTVEELRRPPPNWQEIVAAHEEERSGSGTPATVEPREEYQIPSLVSSTDESGGRSFKGRHCKKFYTEEGCPYGETCTFLHDEASRNRESVAISLGPGGYGGGGSGGGNSNVVVLGGGGSGSGVDILKPSNWKTRICNKWEITGYCPFGAKCHFAHGAAELHRFGGGLVEGEGKDGGVSSNLDIKQTGPNPKGHSDTTTPLLSPGVVPHNADAGYHSGVALQRASSAVTQKPGIRTHQKWKGPAKISRIYGDWIDDIE; from the exons ATGAGTCACAGGCGTGATTCCAGCGGAGATGTAGTTCACGTGATACCCACAAACAACCCTCCGCCGGAGAATTGGTTCCCGAATCTCGGCGATACCTCCGTCTGGGCCACGGAAGATGACTACAACCGCGTCTGGGCGGTGAATCCCGACGGCGACAATGGTCCTCCGAACAAGAAGACGCGAGGCTCTCCGTCGTCTGCCTCCGCAGCGAGCAACCGTACCAAAGCGATCGGGAAAATGTTCTTCAAGACGAAGCTCTGCTGCAAGTTCCGCGCAGGGACTTGTCCGTACGTCACCAACTGCAACTTCGCCCACACCGTGGAGGAGCTCCGTCGTCCACCGCCGAATTGGCAGGAGATCGTGGCGGCTCACGAGGAGGAGAGATCAGGTTCTGGAACTCCTGCGACGGTTGAGCCGAGGGAGGAGTATCAGATCCCGTCTTTGGTGTCGTCGACGGATGAGAGTGGGGGGAGGTCTTTTAAAGGAAGGCACTGCAAGAAGTTTTACACTGAGGAAGGATGTCCTTATGGTGAAACCTGTACGTTTCTGCACGATGAGGCTTCCAGGAATAGGGAAAGCGTTGCGATTAGTTTAGGCCCTGGCGGTTACGGTGGCGGTGGTTCTGGTGGTGGTAATAGCAACGTAGTAGTTCTTGGAGGTGGTGGAAGTGGAAGTGGAGTCGATATTTTGAAGCCTTCAAATTGGAAGACAAGGATTTGCAATAAATGGGAGATTACTGGGTATTGTCCCTTTGGTGCTAAGTGTCATTTTGCTcatggagctgcag AGCTGCATAGATTTGGTGGAGGGCTCGTAGAAGGAGAAGGCAAAGACGGAGGAGTATCGTCCAATCTAGATATTAAGCAAACCGGACCAAACCCGAAAGGACATTCAGACACAACGACCCCACTTTTATCTCCGGGAGTCGTTCCTCATAATGCAGACGCTGGTTATCACAGTGGAGTGGCATTGCAACGAGCGTCTAGTGCGGTTACCCAGAAGCCTGGGATCAGAACTCATCAGAAATGGAAAGGACCAGCGAAAATCAGTCGGATATATGGCGATTGGATTGACGATATTGAATGA
- the LOC103840329 gene encoding RING-H2 finger protein ATL81, which yields MSTISTTETNEFKPVHTLVSTPVTIVLTGGLLFIILTGFFSFFYCGSFLQKLLTSWNLHRNRNRPSNLIQPSTPPENTGLNSKIIQSFPEFPYSVKDRGMDQCSICLLEFMDDDTMRLISTCNHVFHTICIDLWFESHKTCPVCRRELDVDRTSLEKPPNVPEIDLVRSENHEEPLSRDTLTIIVHEEHPTIGSLDQTDEIESYERRMKESNLRFWRSHSTGHSIVVKTENDQEAEEQEKEEFKIHIEISGECQFEDHKRTLPNRNMYCVRGTYSVG from the coding sequence ATGTCTACTATATCCACGACCGAAACAAATGAATTCAAACCAGTCCACACCCTCGTTTCCACACCGGTCACCATAGTTTTGACCGGTGGTCTTCTCTTCATCATTCTCACcggtttcttctccttcttctactGTGGATCGTTTCTCCAAAAACTCTTAACCAGTTGGAACCTCCATCGAAACCGTAACCGTCCCAGCAACCTAATACAACCTTCCACACCACCTGAAAACACCGGACTCAACTCCAAGATCATCCAATCTTTCCCTGAGTTTCCTTACTCGGTGAAAGATCGTGGGATGGACCAATGTTCCATTTGTTTATTAGAATTTATGGATGATGATACCATGAGGCTCATTTCAACTTGTAACCATGTTTTTCACACAATCTGCATTGATCTTTGGTTTGAATCACACAAGACCTGCCCGGTATGCCGACGTGAACTTGATGTAGACCGGACCTCGCTGGAAAAGCCACCCAATGTTCCTGAAATCGACCTGGTTAGATCTGAAAACCATGAGGAGCCTTTGTCCCGCGACACATTGACAATCATCGTCCATGAGGAGCATCCTACCATTGGTAGTTTAGACCAAACAGACGAAATCGAAAGCTATGAAAGACGAATGAAGGAGTCGAATTTGCGGTTCTGGAGGTCACATTCTACTGGACATTCTATTGTTGTCAAGACCGAAAACGACCAAGAAgcagaagaacaagaaaaagaagagtTTAAGATACATATTGAGATCTCAGGAGAATGTCAATTTGAAGATCACAAGAGGACGTTACCAAACAGGAATATGTATTGCGTTAGGGGAACTTACTCAGTTGGATAA
- the LOC103840163 gene encoding tobamovirus multiplication protein 2A produces MACRGCLECLLKLLNFILAVAGLGIIGYGIYLFVEFKRATDHSVSLIPTNVNDQSYVSFGRPMLMAVALSSNVFDNLPKAWFIYLFIGIGVVLFVTSCCGCVGTCSRSICCLSCYSLLLILLILAELGAAAFIFFDNSWRDQIPSDKTGNFDTIYHFLKENWNIVRWVALGAVVFEALLFLLALMVRAANTPDEYDSDDEFIAPPRQIRQPFINRQPAPVTGVPVAPTLDQRPSRSDPWSARMREKYGLDTSEFTYNPSESHRFQQMPTQPNEEKGRCTIM; encoded by the exons atgGCTTGTAGAGGTTGTTTGGAGTGTTTGCTAAAGTTACTCAACTTTATTCTTGCTGTTGCTGGACTTGGCATCATTGGTTATGGTATCTACTTGTTTGTTGAGTTCAAGAGAGCAACTGATCACTCTGTTTCACTCATTCCTACAAATGTCAACGACCAAAGTTACGTCTCTTTTGGGAGGCCCATGCTTATGGCTGTCGCCCTCTCTTCCAATGTCTTTGACAATCTCCCCAAAGCTTG GTTCATTTACTTGTTCATTGGTATCGGCGTGGTTCTGTTTGTTACTTCCTGCTGTGGATGTGTTGGTACTTGTTCAAGGAGCATCTGCTGTTTATCTTGT TACTCCCTGCTTCTCATCTTGTTGATCTTGGCTGAGCTTGGAGCTGCTGCTTTTATTTTCTTCGACAACAGCTGGAGAGAT CAAATTCCTTCTGACAAGACGGGAAACTTCGATACCATCTATCATTTCCTGAAAGAAAACTGGAACATTGTCAGATGGGTAGCTCTAGGAGCCGTTGTTTTCGAG GCTTTGCTTTTCTTGCTCGCCCTTATGGTTAGGGCAGCTAACACACCAGATGAGTATGACAGTGATGATGAGTTTATTGCTCCTCCTAGGCAAATCAGGCAGCCATTCATCAACCGTCAACCCGCCCCTGTTACGGGTGTCCCTGTTGCTCCTACTTTGGACCAACGCCCGAGCCGCAGTGACCCTTGGAGTGCACGTATGAGGGAGAAG TATGGACTCGACACGTCTGAGTTCACATACAATCCCTCAGAGTCACACCGGTTCCAGCAAATGCCGACGcaaccaaatgaagaaaaaggaCGATGCACCATCATGTGA
- the LOC103840164 gene encoding ribose-phosphate pyrophosphokinase 2, chloroplastic, with product MASMALTSPPGVKIPSYMAASSSSSLFSRSSISFRTVESRSRFCVSAKCNLNGNARIPIINETTLPKYFDSSRLEKSASRANTKLKLFSGTANPALSQEIAWYMGLELGKISIKRFADGEVYVQLKESVRGCDVFLVQPTCTPTNENLMELLIMVDACRRASAKKVTAVIPYFGYARADRKTQGRESIAAKLVANLITEAGADRVLACDLHSGQSMGYFDIPVDHVYCQPVILDYLASKSISSKDLVVVSPDVGGVARARAFAKKLSDAPLAIVDKRRHGHNVAEVMNLIGDVKGKVAVMVDDMIDTAGTIVKGAALLHEEGAREVYACCTHAVFSPPAIERLSSGLLQEVIVTNTLPVAEKNYFPQLTILSVANLLGETIWRVHDDSSVSSIFL from the exons ATGGCGTCGATGGCACTGACTTCTCCTCCCGGCGTTAAGATTCCTTCTTACATGGCCGCCTCCTCGTCTTCGTCTCTCTTCTCCCGCTCCTCGATTTCATTCAGGACCGTTGAATCTCGCTCCCGTTTCTGCGTTTCCGCG AAATGCAATTTGAACGGGAACGCTCGTATCCCAATAATCAATGAGACGACACTTCCAAAGTACTTTGATTCTTCCCGGTTGGAGAAATCGGCCAGTAGAGCCAATACCAAGCTCAAGTTGTTCTCTGGCACTGCCAATCCAGCTCTTTCTCAG GAAATCGCCTGGTATATGGGCTTGGAGCTTGGGAAGATCAGCATAAAGAGGTTTGCTGATGGAGAGGTCTACGTTCAGCTGAAAGAGAGTGTTAGAGGCTGTGATGTCTTCTTGGTGCAGCCGACTTGCACTCCAACTAATGAGAATCTCATGGAGCTTTTGATCATGGTGGATGCCTGCAGAAGAGCGTCCGCTAAGAAAGTCACAGCTGTGATTCCTTATTTTGGATACGCGAGAGCTGATAGAAAG ACACAAGGGCGTGAATCCATTGCTGCCAAACTGGTGGCGAACCTTATAACAGAAGCTGGTGCGGATCGGGTTCTTGCATGTGATCTTCATTCAGGACAGTCCATGGGTTATTTTGACATACCCGTGGATCATGTTTATTGCCAG CCTGTGATACTTGATTACCTTGCTAGCAAGTCGATTTCCTCAAAGGATTTGGTTGTGGTTTCTCCTGATGTTGGTGGAGTAGCAAGGGCACGTGCTTTTGCTAAGAAGTTATCTGATGCGCCACTCGCTATTGTTGATAAAAGGCGCCACGGCCACAATGTTGCTGAG GTGATGAACCTCATTGGTGATGTTAAAGGGAAAGTTGCTGTGATGGTGGATGATATGATTGATACCGCTG GAACCATTGTGAAAGGAGCAGCTCTTCTGCATGAGGAGGGTGCTCGTGAGGTTTACGCTTGCTGCACGCACGCTGTTTTCAG TCCGCCTGCGATAGAGCGGTTATCGAGCGGTTTGCTGCAAGAAGTGATAGTGACGAATACTTTACCGGTAGCGGAGAAGAATTACTTCCCGCAGCTAACGATTTTATCGGTGGCTAATCTTCTGGGTGAGACCATTTGGCGTGTCCATGATGATAGCTCCGTTAGCAGCATTTTTCTttga
- the LOC103840165 gene encoding tobamovirus multiplication protein 2B, with protein sequence MATASESARGGDKTAKAVVADQISQAVNSTANLLHLMRQSSSAQAQLAKLPKNLLAKASLTKATGQSLAQLPQVISSLDAHIESGLNSGVHLNTVTQLLENMESTQLRALRQSNLSPVVDNNQSPEQS encoded by the exons ATGGCGACGGCATCGGAGAGCGCAAGAGGAGGTGACAAAACGGCGAAGGCAGTCGTCGCCGATCAGATATCGCAGGCTGTTAATTCTACTGCTAACCTTCTCCATCTGATGCGTCAATCTTCTTCTGCTCAG GCCCAGTTGGCAAAGCTCCCAAAGAATCTTTTGGCCAAAGCTTCTTTAACTAAGGCCACTGGACAA tCGTTGGCGCAGCTTCCTCAAGTGATTTCATCTCTGGATGCCCATATAGAAAGCGGCTTGAACAG TGGGGTTCATTTAAACACAGTAACCCAGTTACTTGAAAACATGGAAAGCACGCAGCTTCGTGCTCTTCGACAATCTAACTTATCCCCTGTGGTG GACAACAATCAATCTCCAGAGCAGAGTTGA